A single window of Luteipulveratus halotolerans DNA harbors:
- a CDS encoding sialidase family protein: protein MIDLTPQQPTRVVFDQAARYDSFPVVARNKTVVVALWRSAKEYGHATDPTSHAKGATSTNNGMTWTQRGMVWDAPSTTAGVSPVGVVWVEKVARFYALMVVVAGTGTPKTYTQELVTSTDGAKWTRVGPVPFAGASWAFGNDLATRTLPDGTVQLVATAYGRGPGAAHWEPMYVVSTNMGATWSPAIFPNRAAVNADLAEPKLVWDGSQWVMAVRCDVDYVTRTSRSRDLVTWDGWSEAVGGASGSPTIAQVADDTLMLVYRQQPVIDGTHGPFRWALSVDGGRNFSTYPDPTNLGLYAMYAGVVRNPDGSVLMVFSVEDEPNRLWATASVRAMTFRPQEITVTEVVDDGAPHILITATSALSSLIRVTIDPRTGREVRNGVRTTSEDSRTWRDYELQQGVQARYEINGRSTDTVTMPTLEATYLVHPYRPGLSIPVEVESDDDRTRALDATFVDVPGRDDVIVVRSGRRRKQAGSTSFATSTLADADRLDALLDDGGPLFISAHPGLDLPSWVQPLEVKRARVTDVCDDFERVWSMSWQQIRRPSTVPLPERLRIRDMALPIDDMHRTIADGAAKPADLL, encoded by the coding sequence ATGATCGACCTGACGCCACAGCAGCCGACACGGGTCGTGTTCGACCAGGCGGCCCGGTACGACTCGTTCCCGGTGGTCGCGCGGAACAAGACGGTCGTGGTCGCCCTGTGGCGGTCCGCGAAGGAGTACGGGCACGCGACGGACCCGACGTCGCACGCGAAGGGCGCGACGTCGACGAACAACGGGATGACGTGGACGCAGCGGGGCATGGTGTGGGACGCCCCGTCCACGACGGCCGGTGTGTCCCCGGTCGGTGTCGTGTGGGTCGAGAAGGTCGCACGGTTCTACGCGCTGATGGTCGTCGTCGCCGGCACCGGCACCCCGAAGACGTACACCCAGGAGCTCGTCACCTCGACCGACGGGGCGAAGTGGACGCGGGTCGGGCCGGTGCCGTTCGCGGGCGCGTCGTGGGCTTTCGGGAACGACCTCGCGACCCGCACCCTGCCCGACGGCACGGTGCAGCTGGTCGCGACGGCGTACGGGCGTGGCCCTGGCGCGGCCCACTGGGAGCCGATGTACGTCGTGTCGACGAACATGGGTGCGACGTGGTCGCCGGCGATCTTCCCGAACCGTGCCGCGGTGAACGCTGACCTGGCGGAGCCGAAGCTGGTGTGGGACGGGTCGCAGTGGGTGATGGCGGTCCGGTGCGACGTCGATTACGTGACGCGCACGTCCCGGTCGCGTGACCTGGTCACCTGGGATGGGTGGTCGGAGGCGGTCGGTGGCGCGTCGGGGTCGCCGACGATCGCGCAGGTCGCTGACGACACGCTGATGCTGGTGTACCGGCAGCAGCCGGTGATCGACGGCACGCACGGCCCGTTCCGGTGGGCGCTGTCGGTCGACGGCGGCCGGAACTTCTCGACGTACCCGGACCCGACGAACCTGGGCCTGTACGCGATGTACGCCGGGGTGGTGCGTAACCCTGACGGGTCCGTGCTGATGGTTTTCTCCGTCGAGGACGAACCGAACCGGCTGTGGGCGACCGCGTCGGTGCGGGCGATGACGTTCCGGCCGCAGGAGATCACCGTCACCGAGGTCGTCGACGACGGCGCACCGCACATCCTCATCACCGCGACGTCGGCGCTGTCGTCGCTGATCCGCGTCACCATCGACCCCCGCACCGGCCGGGAGGTCCGCAACGGTGTCCGCACCACGTCGGAGGACTCCCGCACCTGGCGCGACTACGAGCTGCAGCAGGGTGTGCAGGCCCGGTACGAGATCAACGGCCGGTCCACGGATACGGTGACGATGCCGACGTTGGAGGCGACGTACCTGGTGCACCCGTACCGGCCGGGCCTGTCGATCCCGGTCGAGGTCGAGTCCGACGACGACCGGACCCGGGCACTGGACGCCACGTTCGTGGATGTGCCGGGTCGTGACGACGTGATCGTGGTCCGGTCGGGTCGGCGCCGGAAGCAGGCCGGGTCGACGTCGTTCGCGACCTCGACGCTCGCGGACGCGGACCGGCTCGACGCGCTGCTGGATGACGGTGGCCCGCTGTTCATCTCGGCGCACCCGGGGCTGGACCTGCCGTCGTGGGTGCAGCCGTTGGAGGTGAAGCGCGCCCGGGTCACGGACGTGTGCGACGACTTCGAGCGGGTGTGGTCGATGTCGTGGCAGCAGATCCGGCGGCCGTCGACGGTGCCGCTGCCTGAGCGGTTGCGGATCCGGGACATGGCGTTGCCGATCGACGACATGCACCGCACGATCGCGGACGGTGCTGCGAAGCCCGCCGATCTCCTCTGA
- a CDS encoding DUF5047 domain-containing protein — protein MALTGAHIKTALASVGAVGGQVVTFDRLAAGANEAMKMMGVRTLNQAAAFLATMAQESAYFRTTREYGTGQRYAPYIGRTFEQVTWQSNYRAFGSWAKSKGLVTDGNVFVNNPSALGDMRWAWLGGVWYWTIPRTTWGTYKNLMQVADTGSILLVSRAVNRGTPLSTGTPYGMTERTRMFNAFKALGSSIVPTAASAPKPPVTSPTTQPSGTILGTPGQIVASANALWTKYKGKYYGTAWPGLAELGRQPEYWCADFVRLAIRKGTGYDWAKYCSSPAYTPALVAWMKKDDLWDQVSYAAAKPGDVIFYLRSNGTPYHVGIVEFSQTTGHNLRTIEGNTSTPGISESMSNGGTVAKKTRDDRTYSTIIFRGTFWTPPTPAPTPENPTPTPDDPVDPEQPNPTPPDPTPENPDPEPPEPSWPDPPILNLIDRPFGDLVRTMPVADLTVSPAFLAAHVESHEVASRVDAWLGDQPVWPNLPLLQDESSVRVDLDSNVRRTASLTFQADYDSDGRDLARVLMQPGVELRVTTGVRHGNGASELVPVHTGRCMTPSASWPEGRIRVESPDLMVMVAQNGFTRPVVSNPACTYVDAIAYLIEECDPQAQIVDLTGNDETIPEVVWADDLTSRINAVTALAAAIGARVYASPVPHVYVIRPITTPGAPALWEFAHKETLIDVDTKVDWSKVYNAWRVVTERADQAAVQGVYEDTNPASATRVDGPFGVNRNTMRTSLLTSREQCEAAAKALCDRSVGNRLDVAFTGLRNPLLEADDPITVITDTDAYDLVLGSFTVPLGNQGVIDAQARSFDISALTSLTGGA, from the coding sequence GTGGCTCTGACTGGTGCGCACATCAAGACCGCGCTAGCGTCGGTGGGTGCGGTCGGTGGTCAGGTCGTCACGTTCGACCGGCTCGCGGCCGGCGCGAACGAGGCCATGAAGATGATGGGCGTCCGGACGCTGAATCAGGCGGCGGCGTTCCTCGCGACGATGGCGCAGGAGTCGGCGTACTTCCGCACGACGAGGGAGTACGGCACCGGGCAGCGGTACGCCCCGTACATCGGGCGCACGTTCGAGCAGGTGACGTGGCAGTCGAATTACCGGGCGTTCGGGTCGTGGGCCAAGAGCAAGGGCCTGGTCACTGACGGCAACGTGTTCGTGAACAACCCGTCCGCGCTCGGCGACATGCGGTGGGCGTGGCTCGGTGGCGTCTGGTACTGGACGATCCCCCGCACCACGTGGGGCACGTACAAGAACCTGATGCAGGTCGCCGACACCGGCTCGATTCTGCTGGTGTCGCGTGCGGTGAACCGTGGCACACCGTTGTCGACGGGCACCCCGTACGGCATGACCGAGCGCACGCGCATGTTCAACGCGTTCAAGGCGCTCGGGTCGAGCATCGTCCCGACGGCCGCGTCGGCGCCGAAGCCTCCCGTGACGTCGCCGACAACGCAGCCGTCCGGGACGATCCTCGGCACCCCCGGGCAGATCGTCGCCTCAGCGAACGCGCTGTGGACGAAGTACAAGGGCAAGTACTACGGCACCGCCTGGCCGGGCCTGGCCGAGCTCGGCCGGCAGCCGGAGTACTGGTGCGCGGACTTCGTTCGTCTCGCGATCCGCAAGGGCACCGGGTACGACTGGGCGAAGTACTGCAGCAGCCCGGCGTACACCCCGGCGCTTGTGGCGTGGATGAAGAAGGACGACCTGTGGGATCAGGTGTCGTACGCGGCGGCGAAGCCGGGCGACGTGATCTTCTACCTGCGGTCGAACGGGACGCCGTATCACGTTGGCATCGTTGAGTTTTCGCAGACGACAGGTCACAACCTGCGCACGATCGAGGGCAACACCAGCACGCCGGGCATCAGCGAGTCGATGTCGAATGGTGGCACCGTCGCGAAGAAGACCCGCGACGACCGGACGTACTCCACGATCATCTTCCGCGGCACGTTCTGGACTCCCCCGACGCCGGCGCCGACCCCGGAGAACCCGACACCCACACCGGACGACCCAGTCGACCCGGAGCAGCCGAACCCGACGCCGCCCGACCCGACACCGGAGAACCCCGACCCGGAGCCTCCCGAGCCGTCGTGGCCGGACCCGCCGATCCTGAACCTGATCGACCGGCCGTTCGGGGACCTCGTCCGCACGATGCCCGTCGCGGACCTGACGGTGTCACCGGCGTTCTTAGCCGCGCACGTCGAGTCCCACGAGGTCGCTTCCCGCGTCGATGCGTGGCTCGGTGACCAGCCGGTGTGGCCCAACCTGCCGCTGCTGCAGGACGAGTCGTCCGTTCGGGTCGACCTCGACTCCAACGTGCGGCGCACCGCATCGTTGACGTTCCAGGCCGACTACGACTCCGACGGGCGAGACCTCGCCCGCGTCCTGATGCAGCCCGGCGTCGAGCTGCGGGTCACGACCGGTGTCCGGCACGGCAACGGTGCGTCCGAGCTCGTGCCGGTCCACACGGGCCGGTGCATGACCCCTTCGGCGTCGTGGCCGGAGGGCCGCATCCGGGTGGAGTCGCCGGACCTGATGGTGATGGTCGCGCAGAACGGGTTCACCCGACCGGTGGTGTCCAACCCGGCGTGCACGTACGTCGATGCGATCGCGTACTTAATCGAGGAGTGCGACCCGCAGGCGCAGATCGTGGACCTCACCGGCAACGACGAGACGATCCCCGAGGTCGTGTGGGCTGATGACCTCACGTCGCGGATCAACGCCGTCACCGCGTTGGCGGCGGCGATCGGCGCCCGCGTCTACGCCTCCCCCGTGCCGCACGTCTACGTCATCCGCCCGATCACGACACCGGGCGCGCCGGCGCTGTGGGAGTTCGCGCACAAGGAGACCCTGATCGACGTCGACACGAAGGTCGACTGGTCGAAGGTCTACAACGCGTGGCGGGTCGTGACCGAGCGCGCCGACCAGGCCGCGGTGCAGGGCGTGTACGAGGACACCAACCCGGCGTCCGCGACCCGCGTCGACGGCCCGTTCGGGGTGAACCGAAACACGATGCGCACGAGCCTGTTGACGTCACGGGAGCAGTGCGAGGCGGCAGCGAAGGCCCTGTGTGACCGGTCCGTCGGGAACCGCCTCGACGTCGCTTTCACCGGCCTGCGTAACCCGCTGCTCGAGGCCGACGACCCGATCACGGTCATCACCGACACCGACGCGTACGACCTCGTCCTCGGGTCCTTCACGGTGCCGTTGGGCAACCAGGGCGTCATCGACGCTCAGGCACGGTCGTTCGACATCTCCGCCCTGACGAGCCTGACCGGGGGTGCGTGA